In a genomic window of Arthrobacter woluwensis:
- a CDS encoding DUF1003 domain-containing protein produces MADNRDRRPGAEKNSLDTPRAARGRFFPRFSPNPDAFGKATEGFARFMGTPQFLVYMTIFCVFWLAWNSWAPADWQFDQQALGFTLLTLMLSLQASYAAPLLLLAQNRQDDRDRVALEQDRQRAERNLADTEYLTRELAALRVALREVATRDYVRAEMRSLLEDIIEAQEEFHSGEDGTGDGETTADKVKEKIRDKRDRQRGPRTQQIPKIKKPSQDPGA; encoded by the coding sequence ATGGCTGACAACAGGGATCGCCGCCCCGGGGCGGAGAAGAACAGCCTGGACACCCCCCGTGCCGCACGGGGCCGGTTCTTCCCCCGGTTCTCGCCCAACCCGGACGCGTTCGGCAAGGCCACCGAGGGCTTCGCCCGTTTCATGGGCACCCCGCAGTTCCTCGTCTACATGACGATCTTCTGTGTGTTCTGGCTGGCCTGGAACAGCTGGGCTCCCGCCGACTGGCAGTTCGACCAGCAGGCGCTCGGATTCACCCTCCTGACGCTCATGCTCTCCCTTCAGGCCTCCTACGCGGCGCCACTGCTCCTCCTCGCCCAGAACCGGCAGGACGACCGTGACCGCGTCGCCCTGGAACAGGACCGTCAGCGCGCCGAGCGGAACCTCGCGGACACCGAGTACCTCACCCGCGAGCTCGCCGCGCTGCGCGTGGCGCTGCGTGAAGTGGCCACCCGTGACTACGTCCGTGCCGAGATGCGCTCCCTCCTCGAGGACATCATCGAGGCCCAGGAGGAGTTCCACTCGGGCGAAGACGGCACCGGCGACGGCGAGACCACCGCGGACAAGGTCAAGGAGAAGATCCGCGACAAGCGGGACCGTCAGCGCGGCCCCCGCACCCAGCAGATCCCGAAGATCAAGAAGCCCAGCCAGGACCCGGGAGCATGA
- a CDS encoding Mrp/NBP35 family ATP-binding protein — protein sequence MTPPTTEQLHRALDTVIDPELRRPITELGMVDAVAIDDDGAVRLRVLLTIQGCPLRDTITADATAALFTVPGVTAVDVELSVMTPEQRQALKDQLRGPGDTRGIPFNQPGNFTKVFAVTSGKGGVGKSSVTVNLACALAARGLRVGIVDADVHGFSVPGLMGITQSPTRVDELILPPVAHGVKVISIGMFVEGNAPVAWRGPMLHRALEQFLSEVYFGDLDYLFLDLPPGTGDIAISVSQLLPSAEVLVVTTPQSAAAEVAERSGTVSTQTGQRVVGVVENMSYLDTPGGERLEVFGSGGGETLSQRLTETLGYQVPLLGKLPLEIALREGGDSGMPVVLAHPDTAVSRELLSVADALAAKPRGLSGLSLGVTPRG from the coding sequence ATGACCCCGCCCACCACGGAGCAGCTGCACCGCGCCCTGGACACGGTCATCGACCCTGAACTCCGGCGCCCCATCACGGAGCTGGGCATGGTCGACGCGGTCGCGATCGACGACGACGGCGCGGTCCGTCTGCGCGTGCTCCTCACCATCCAGGGCTGCCCCCTGCGGGACACGATCACGGCCGATGCGACGGCAGCCCTGTTCACGGTCCCCGGAGTGACGGCCGTGGACGTGGAGCTCTCCGTCATGACCCCCGAGCAGCGGCAGGCGCTCAAGGATCAGCTCCGCGGTCCCGGCGACACCCGCGGGATCCCGTTCAACCAGCCCGGCAACTTCACCAAGGTGTTCGCTGTGACGAGCGGCAAGGGCGGCGTCGGCAAGTCCTCCGTGACGGTGAACCTCGCGTGCGCCCTCGCGGCCCGGGGCCTGCGCGTGGGCATCGTCGACGCCGACGTCCACGGTTTCTCGGTCCCGGGCCTCATGGGCATCACCCAGTCCCCGACCCGCGTGGACGAGCTGATCCTGCCGCCCGTGGCCCACGGGGTGAAGGTCATCTCGATCGGCATGTTCGTGGAGGGCAACGCCCCCGTGGCCTGGCGCGGCCCCATGCTGCACCGCGCCCTGGAGCAGTTCCTCTCCGAGGTGTACTTCGGCGACCTGGACTACCTGTTCCTGGACCTGCCCCCGGGCACCGGCGACATCGCCATCTCCGTCTCCCAGCTCCTGCCGTCCGCCGAGGTCCTCGTGGTCACCACCCCGCAGTCGGCGGCGGCCGAGGTGGCCGAACGCTCCGGCACGGTCTCCACGCAGACCGGCCAGCGGGTGGTCGGCGTGGTCGAGAACATGTCATACCTGGACACCCCGGGCGGCGAGCGGCTCGAAGTGTTCGGCTCAGGAGGCGGTGAGACGCTCTCCCAGCGCCTGACGGAGACCCTCGGCTACCAGGTCCCACTCCTCGGAAAACTGCCCCTGGAAATCGCTCTCAGGGAGGGCGGCGACTCCGGCATGCCGGTCGTCCTGGCCCACCCGGACACCGCGGTCTCGCGCGAACTGCTCTCGGTGGCGGACGCGCTGGCCGCCAAGCCACGCGGGCTGAGCGGGCTCTCCCTCGGAGTCACCCCGCGGGGGTGA
- a CDS encoding twin-arginine translocase TatA/TatE family subunit yields MFGINGPEFLILLIIGILVIGPKRLPEYTQGLMNLVRGVRKMASGAREQIKDEVGIDIDEVDWRKYDPRQYDPRRIIREALLEPDAPAAASAAVGAAAVGAAAVATAMPEREIPRLAEGESAPFDTEAT; encoded by the coding sequence ATATTCGGTATTAATGGGCCAGAATTCCTGATCCTGCTGATCATCGGCATTCTGGTGATCGGCCCCAAGCGTCTGCCCGAATACACTCAGGGCCTGATGAATCTGGTCCGTGGCGTCCGGAAGATGGCTTCCGGCGCACGGGAGCAGATCAAGGACGAGGTCGGCATCGACATCGACGAGGTCGACTGGCGCAAGTACGACCCCCGTCAGTACGATCCGCGCCGCATCATCCGCGAAGCGCTGCTGGAACCGGACGCCCCGGCCGCGGCGTCGGCCGCCGTGGGTGCGGCCGCCGTGGGTGCGGCCGCCGTCGCGACCGCCATGCCGGAGCGGGAGATCCCGCGACTGGCCGAAGGCGAAAGCGCGCCTTTCGACACCGAGGCGACCTGA
- the sigE gene encoding RNA polymerase sigma factor SigE: MLNMADNPATAVAVEDSGQVETPLEEWKRPSWEEVVTNHSAKVFRLAFRLTGNRHDAEDLTQEVFVRAFKSLDKFKPGTLDGWLHRITTNLFLDQVRRKARIRFDGLPEDADQRIPGNETSPERSFEFNNLDSDIQAALDKLPIEFRTAVILCDIEGFSYDEVATALGIKLGTVRSRIHRGRALLRTALADRDPRRTATGRPQLKLPRVAGIH, from the coding sequence ATGCTGAACATGGCTGACAATCCTGCCACCGCGGTGGCAGTCGAGGACTCCGGCCAGGTGGAAACGCCGCTGGAGGAATGGAAGCGCCCCAGCTGGGAGGAAGTGGTCACCAACCACTCCGCCAAGGTCTTCCGACTCGCCTTCCGTCTCACGGGCAACCGCCACGACGCCGAGGACCTCACGCAGGAGGTCTTCGTCCGGGCCTTCAAGTCCCTGGACAAGTTCAAGCCCGGCACGCTGGACGGCTGGCTCCACCGCATCACCACCAACCTCTTCCTGGACCAGGTGCGCCGCAAGGCCCGCATCCGCTTCGACGGACTGCCCGAGGACGCCGATCAGCGGATTCCCGGCAACGAGACCAGCCCGGAACGCAGCTTCGAATTCAACAACCTGGATTCCGACATCCAGGCGGCGCTGGACAAGCTGCCGATCGAATTCCGCACGGCCGTGATCCTGTGCGACATCGAGGGTTTCTCCTACGATGAGGTCGCCACCGCACTCGGCATCAAGCTCGGCACCGTGCGCTCCCGGATCCACCGTGGGCGTGCGCTTCTCCGGACCGCTCTGGCGGACCGCGATCCGCGTCGCACGGCCACCGGACGGCCCCAGCTCAAGCTCCCTCGTGTGGCGGGAATCCACTGA
- a CDS encoding O-methyltransferase, with amino-acid sequence MSTDKSTSWSFTEGLPEEDQVLLRARERAFDLGVPAVSAGTGMALSVLAATAKARTAVEIGTGAGVSGVYLLRGLSPQAVLTSIDHDVEHLRAARVAFAEAGVPANRTRTISGRAQDVLPRLTDSAYDLVFIDADKAQAPVYVTQALRLLKPGGVLLLNDALDRDRVSNPANRDQTTVALRQLIKSLREDEGVLATVFTAGDGLLAAVKR; translated from the coding sequence ATGAGCACCGACAAATCCACCAGCTGGTCCTTCACCGAAGGCCTGCCGGAGGAAGACCAGGTGCTCCTCAGGGCACGGGAACGTGCTTTCGACCTGGGGGTTCCCGCGGTCTCGGCGGGCACCGGCATGGCCCTCTCGGTCCTCGCCGCCACGGCGAAGGCCCGGACCGCCGTGGAGATCGGCACCGGCGCGGGCGTCTCCGGCGTCTATCTGTTGCGCGGGCTCTCCCCGCAGGCGGTGCTGACCTCGATCGATCACGATGTGGAGCACCTCCGTGCGGCCCGTGTGGCCTTCGCCGAAGCCGGCGTCCCCGCCAACCGCACCCGCACCATCTCCGGCCGCGCTCAGGACGTCCTGCCGCGCCTCACCGATTCCGCCTACGATCTCGTCTTCATCGACGCCGACAAGGCTCAGGCGCCCGTCTACGTCACCCAGGCGCTCCGCCTGCTCAAGCCCGGCGGCGTCCTCCTGCTCAACGATGCCCTCGACCGCGACCGCGTGAGCAACCCTGCGAACCGCGACCAGACCACCGTCGCCCTGCGCCAGCTCATCAAGAGCCTGCGCGAGGACGAGGGCGTGCTGGCGACCGTGTTCACCGCCGGCGACGGCCTCCTCGCCGCGGTCAAGCGCTGA
- a CDS encoding DUF3117 domain-containing protein — MAAMKPRTGDGPMEVTKEGRSLIMRVPLEGGGRLVVELNAAEAAELKGCLEGVTQS, encoded by the coding sequence ATGGCCGCCATGAAGCCCCGGACCGGGGACGGACCCATGGAAGTGACCAAAGAAGGACGCAGTCTCATCATGCGGGTCCCGCTGGAAGGCGGAGGCCGCCTGGTGGTGGAGCTCAACGCCGCGGAGGCCGCTGAGCTCAAGGGCTGCCTGGAGGGCGTGACGCAGAGCTGA
- a CDS encoding DivIVA domain-containing protein, whose amino-acid sequence MVLGAAFVMATPLLRRIKVGGRSVTAPDLEDGFEEPAANLPAVLLPERPTPADVDRLRFSLGLRGYRMDQVDEVLDRLRDQLAVQQSELSRLRGRIAELTAGGAVVGPAGDDQPHE is encoded by the coding sequence GTGGTGCTCGGCGCGGCCTTCGTCATGGCCACGCCGCTGCTGCGCAGGATCAAGGTGGGAGGACGATCCGTGACAGCCCCCGATCTGGAGGACGGTTTCGAGGAGCCGGCGGCGAACCTGCCGGCCGTGCTGCTCCCGGAACGCCCCACGCCCGCGGATGTGGACCGGCTGCGGTTCTCGCTCGGCCTGCGCGGGTACCGGATGGACCAGGTCGACGAGGTCCTTGATCGCCTGCGGGATCAGCTCGCCGTCCAGCAGAGCGAACTGAGCCGGCTGCGTGGCCGGATCGCGGAGCTGACGGCGGGCGGCGCCGTCGTCGGGCCCGCCGGCGATGACCAGCCGCATGAGTGA
- a CDS encoding LOG family protein → MSTHFTSPRHNEPRRRGPVELRRGQAGIEMADHRLLDSGTPGAFVHSDPWRVMRIQSEFVEGFGALAELGPAISVFGSARTKPGSRYYELGVQIGRKLAESGVAVITGGGPGSMEAANKGAVEGGGVSVGLGIELPFEQGMNEWVDLGVNFRYFFARKTMFVKYAQGFVVLPGGLGTLDELFEAMVLVQTHKVTSFPIVLVGVDYWTPMLEWIKGTLVAEGMVSPQDLDLIQLVDDPDDAVRRVLHDVHPGTSDERPE, encoded by the coding sequence ATGAGCACGCACTTCACTTCCCCCCGGCACAACGAACCCCGGCGTCGCGGCCCCGTGGAACTGCGGCGCGGGCAGGCCGGCATCGAAATGGCGGACCACCGCCTGCTGGACAGCGGCACGCCGGGCGCCTTCGTCCACTCCGACCCGTGGCGCGTCATGCGGATCCAGAGCGAGTTCGTTGAGGGCTTCGGCGCCCTGGCGGAGCTCGGACCGGCCATCAGCGTGTTCGGTTCGGCCCGCACCAAACCCGGTTCCCGGTACTACGAACTCGGCGTGCAGATCGGCCGCAAGCTCGCCGAGAGCGGCGTCGCGGTGATCACTGGCGGCGGGCCCGGCTCGATGGAGGCCGCCAACAAGGGCGCCGTCGAGGGCGGCGGGGTCTCGGTGGGCCTCGGCATCGAGCTGCCGTTCGAGCAGGGCATGAACGAGTGGGTGGACCTCGGCGTCAACTTCCGGTACTTCTTCGCCCGCAAGACCATGTTCGTGAAGTACGCCCAGGGCTTCGTGGTGCTGCCGGGTGGTCTGGGGACGCTCGATGAGCTGTTCGAGGCCATGGTCCTGGTCCAGACCCACAAGGTGACCTCCTTCCCGATCGTGCTGGTGGGCGTGGACTACTGGACGCCCATGCTCGAGTGGATCAAGGGGACGCTCGTGGCCGAGGGCATGGTGTCCCCTCAGGACCTGGACCTGATCCAGCTGGTGGACGACCCCGACGACGCCGTGCGCCGGGTGCTCCACGACGTCCACCCGGGCACCTCGGACGAGCGCCCCGAGTAG
- a CDS encoding amino acid ABC transporter ATP-binding protein: MTAHEEGEALVSLKGVNKHYGALHVLQDINLQVKRGEVVVIIGPSGSGKSTLCRTINRLETIDDGVITIDGKELPAEGKQLANLRADVGMVFQSFNLFAHKSILDNVTLGPIKVKKQDKATAERDASALLERVGVGKQAPKLPAQLSGGQQQRVAIARALAMKPKVMLFDEPTSALDPEMINEVLDVMVQLAKEGMTMIVVTHEMGFARKAADRVVFMADGQIVEDSEPEAFFTNPQSSRAKDFLSKLLTH; the protein is encoded by the coding sequence ATGACCGCACATGAGGAAGGGGAGGCCCTCGTCTCCCTCAAGGGCGTTAACAAGCACTACGGCGCATTGCACGTTCTGCAGGACATCAATCTGCAGGTGAAGCGCGGCGAGGTGGTGGTGATCATCGGACCGTCCGGGTCCGGGAAATCCACGCTGTGCCGGACCATCAACCGCTTGGAGACCATCGACGACGGTGTCATCACCATCGACGGCAAGGAGCTCCCGGCGGAAGGCAAGCAGCTCGCGAATCTGCGCGCTGATGTCGGCATGGTGTTCCAGTCCTTCAACCTCTTCGCGCACAAGTCCATCCTGGACAACGTGACGCTGGGCCCCATCAAGGTCAAGAAGCAGGACAAGGCCACCGCCGAGCGCGATGCGAGCGCACTTCTGGAACGGGTGGGGGTGGGCAAGCAGGCCCCGAAACTCCCCGCCCAGCTTTCGGGAGGCCAGCAGCAGCGCGTGGCGATCGCCCGTGCTCTGGCCATGAAGCCCAAGGTCATGCTGTTCGACGAACCCACCAGCGCTCTGGACCCCGAGATGATCAACGAGGTCCTGGACGTCATGGTCCAGCTGGCCAAGGAGGGGATGACCATGATCGTGGTGACTCACGAGATGGGCTTCGCCCGCAAGGCCGCGGACCGGGTGGTGTTCATGGCCGATGGGCAGATCGTGGAGGATTCCGAGCCCGAGGCGTTCTTCACGAATCCTCAGAGCTCCCGTGCCAAGGACTTCCTGTCCAAGCTGCTCACCCACTGA
- a CDS encoding glutamate ABC transporter substrate-binding protein: MRKLFTGRTAALGAAAAALALTLSACGGSSGGSPSDGAAGGGDAPYTVAKDVSLTGSPTFDKIKSNDKIRIGVKQDQPGLGYKDAATGEFSGFDVEIAKWIAASLGYDKSKIEFKPIPSANRESAIQNGDIDYYVGTYSITDKRKKQIDFAGPYFITGQGLLVKSDNTSIKSEKDLGGKKVCSATGSTPIQNIKENFKTAVPVEFENYSQCVDALKSGSVDAVTTDQAILLGYASQDPDKALKVVGEPFTTEKYGVGMAKGDAALRHFVNKLFTDGKDTWTKIYDSTLGSTGTKVQQPPVDDYK; encoded by the coding sequence ATGAGGAAGCTTTTCACCGGCCGCACCGCGGCCCTGGGCGCCGCAGCCGCGGCACTCGCCCTGACGCTCTCCGCCTGTGGCGGCTCGAGCGGCGGTTCCCCGAGCGACGGCGCCGCAGGCGGCGGTGACGCTCCGTACACCGTCGCCAAGGACGTCTCCCTGACGGGCAGCCCGACCTTCGACAAGATCAAGTCCAATGACAAGATCCGCATCGGCGTCAAGCAGGACCAGCCCGGACTCGGCTACAAGGACGCAGCCACCGGCGAGTTCAGCGGCTTCGATGTGGAGATCGCCAAGTGGATCGCCGCTTCGCTCGGCTACGACAAGAGCAAGATCGAGTTCAAGCCGATCCCCTCCGCCAACCGCGAGTCCGCGATCCAGAACGGTGACATCGACTACTACGTCGGCACCTACTCCATCACCGACAAGCGCAAGAAGCAGATCGACTTCGCCGGACCGTACTTCATCACGGGTCAGGGCCTGCTGGTGAAGTCGGACAACACCAGCATCAAGAGCGAGAAGGATCTCGGCGGCAAGAAGGTCTGCTCCGCCACCGGTTCCACTCCGATCCAGAACATCAAGGAGAACTTCAAGACCGCCGTCCCGGTCGAGTTCGAGAACTACTCGCAGTGTGTCGACGCCCTGAAGAGCGGCTCCGTTGACGCGGTCACCACTGACCAGGCCATCCTCCTGGGCTACGCCTCGCAGGATCCCGACAAGGCCCTCAAGGTGGTCGGCGAGCCGTTCACCACCGAGAAGTACGGCGTCGGCATGGCCAAGGGCGACGCCGCGCTGCGTCACTTCGTGAACAAGCTGTTCACGGATGGCAAGGACACCTGGACGAAGATCTACGACTCGACCCTCGGCAGCACCGGCACCAAGGTGCAGCAGCCGCCGGTGGATGACTACAAGTGA
- a CDS encoding amino acid ABC transporter permease: MNTLLDNLDLFTEGFKNTIILFFFSAIFALIIGSVVGAMRVSPVPAARAVGTVYVNLVRNTPLTLILFFFALGYPKLGLPQISFMVAAIIGLSLYTATYIAETIRSGINTVPVGQAEAARAIGLDFGQTLSLVVLPQAVRAVIPPLFSVLIALLKNTTVAAGFSVMEAGAIRANLSERGEPAMVGLLWVALGFIILVALLSLLQRHFEKKWKVAR, encoded by the coding sequence GTGAACACGCTGCTCGACAACCTCGACCTCTTCACTGAGGGCTTCAAGAACACCATCATCCTGTTCTTCTTCTCGGCCATCTTCGCCTTGATCATCGGCTCGGTGGTCGGCGCCATGCGCGTCTCCCCCGTTCCGGCGGCCCGGGCGGTCGGCACGGTGTACGTCAACCTGGTCCGCAACACCCCGCTGACCCTGATCCTGTTCTTCTTCGCTCTGGGCTATCCGAAGCTCGGCCTGCCGCAGATCAGCTTCATGGTGGCGGCGATCATCGGCCTCAGCCTGTACACCGCCACGTACATCGCGGAGACCATCCGGTCCGGCATCAACACCGTGCCGGTCGGTCAGGCTGAAGCGGCCCGCGCCATCGGTCTGGACTTCGGACAGACCCTGAGCCTGGTGGTCCTGCCCCAGGCCGTGCGCGCGGTGATCCCCCCGCTGTTCAGCGTGCTGATCGCGCTGCTGAAGAACACGACGGTGGCCGCGGGCTTCTCGGTCATGGAGGCCGGCGCCATCCGGGCCAACCTGTCCGAACGCGGTGAACCCGCCATGGTCGGTCTCCTGTGGGTGGCCCTGGGCTTCATCATCCTGGTCGCTCTGCTCTCCCTGCTCCAGCGGCACTTTGAGAAGAAGTGGAAGGTGGCACGATGA